One stretch of Cryomorphaceae bacterium 1068 DNA includes these proteins:
- a CDS encoding nucleoside triphosphate pyrophosphohydrolase family protein codes for MTLNDAIEKVREFHDAFGIKNAEKPTAQLSELDIILRYKLMREENEEYLEAAEQGDLVEIADALGDMLYILCGTILSHGLEGKIAEVFEEIQRSNMSKLDKDGKPIYREDGKVLKSDLYFKPDLESILGN; via the coding sequence ATGACCCTAAACGATGCCATAGAGAAGGTGCGTGAATTCCACGATGCCTTCGGAATTAAGAACGCCGAGAAGCCAACTGCTCAACTTTCTGAATTGGATATCATTCTGCGCTACAAGTTGATGCGTGAAGAAAATGAAGAATACCTTGAAGCGGCAGAGCAAGGGGATTTAGTTGAGATTGCTGATGCCTTGGGCGATATGCTCTACATTCTTTGCGGAACGATTCTTTCTCACGGTCTTGAAGGAAAGATAGCTGAAGTCTTTGAAGAGATTCAGCGAAGCAATATGAGCAAGCTCGACAAGGATGGAAAGCCTATATACCGAGAAGATGGAAAGGTGCTCAAAAGCGATTTGTACTTTAAGCCTGACTTGGAGTCAATATTAGGGAATTGA
- a CDS encoding DUF58 domain-containing protein, protein MATDTAELLKKVRRIELKTKGLSNQIFSGEYHSAFKGRGMAFSEVREYAVGDEVRTIDWNVTARFGHPYVKIFEEERELTVILVVDVSASDSFGSTSQIKKSLITEICAVLAFSAITNNDKIGVIFFSNKVEKFITPKKGKSHILRIIRELIEFKPEESGTNISEALRYLNNVVKKRSIAFLISDFMDTEYEDALKLANKKHDMVALRIHDKREAEMPNVGMAQFTDPETGEVRWVNTSSRKVREAYHQAALNRESKADNALRRAGIDTAAIATDESYIQPLRNLFSKRS, encoded by the coding sequence ATGGCCACAGATACCGCAGAGCTTCTTAAAAAAGTTAGGCGCATCGAGCTGAAGACCAAAGGTCTCTCCAATCAGATATTCTCAGGAGAGTACCACTCGGCGTTTAAAGGACGAGGAATGGCTTTTAGCGAAGTGCGTGAATACGCTGTGGGCGATGAAGTACGAACCATCGATTGGAACGTAACTGCTCGCTTCGGTCATCCCTACGTCAAAATTTTTGAAGAAGAACGGGAGCTCACGGTAATCTTAGTGGTAGACGTATCGGCCAGTGATAGCTTTGGAAGCACTTCTCAAATCAAGAAATCTCTCATTACCGAGATCTGCGCGGTTTTGGCCTTTTCGGCAATAACCAATAACGATAAGATCGGAGTCATCTTTTTCAGCAATAAGGTGGAGAAATTCATCACGCCGAAAAAAGGGAAATCTCATATCCTTCGGATCATTCGGGAATTGATTGAGTTCAAGCCTGAGGAGAGTGGAACCAATATCAGTGAGGCGCTGCGCTATTTGAATAATGTCGTAAAAAAACGAAGCATCGCTTTCCTCATCTCCGACTTCATGGATACGGAATACGAAGACGCATTAAAGTTGGCAAATAAGAAGCACGACATGGTCGCCCTTCGCATTCATGACAAGCGAGAAGCCGAAATGCCCAATGTCGGCATGGCTCAGTTCACTGATCCTGAAACGGGTGAAGTGAGATGGGTGAATACCTCCTCCCGAAAAGTTCGTGAAGCATACCACCAAGCGGCTTTGAACCGCGAATCAAAAGCCGACAATGCGCTGCGTAGAGCAGGAATAGACACCGCAGCCATTGCTACTGACGAATCATACATTCAACCCTTAAGAAACCTTTTTAGCAAACGATCATAG
- the ribH gene encoding 6,7-dimethyl-8-ribityllumazine synthase produces MATAGKNLSELDKRSTPSAAPFRFGIVSAEWNAEITDPLTQGAGETLIELGARRYHVDVKKVPGSFELPIAAKLLIESAQYDAVIAIGSVIQGETRHFEFVCQAVAQGIKDVSLQTGVPVIFCVLTDDTVAQAKARSGGKHGNKGVESAIAAVKMAYLKSQLSKSFTDENE; encoded by the coding sequence ATGGCCACAGCTGGTAAAAATCTTTCTGAATTAGATAAAAGGAGCACGCCCTCAGCGGCTCCTTTTCGTTTTGGTATAGTTTCGGCAGAATGGAATGCCGAGATTACAGACCCTTTGACTCAAGGCGCAGGCGAAACGCTTATTGAACTCGGAGCGCGACGTTACCACGTAGATGTGAAAAAAGTGCCCGGTAGTTTCGAATTGCCTATCGCTGCCAAGCTATTGATCGAATCCGCACAATACGATGCGGTAATCGCCATCGGATCGGTAATCCAAGGAGAAACGCGTCATTTTGAATTTGTTTGCCAAGCAGTGGCCCAAGGTATCAAAGACGTTAGCCTACAAACAGGTGTTCCCGTTATCTTCTGTGTTCTGACTGATGACACTGTAGCACAAGCCAAAGCTCGTAGCGGTGGTAAGCACGGCAACAAGGGAGTGGAATCAGCTATTGCCGCAGTGAAGATGGCGTATTTGAAAAGTCAGTTGTCTAAGTCTTTTACGGACGAGAACGAGTAG
- a CDS encoding T9SS type A sorting domain-containing protein: protein MKLILFLFFCAFINFSFAQTSITYGEAFNFDVGDEFHYTGSYLATNWYGSQYYVFTSRKFTIVSKTFSADGDTVFYHREGLKLNESTEEVLLNEINETFYSTNLDDYILGADSTYIDPERYLGKTIHLLYDSTISEDGELTSLNKAEYVLGLGAPKYINYENYGLVYDDISSSLVYFYKSETGEEWGTQLVLSTSNVMDESEIALYPNPSNGLLNWDSKSDLDSPIAIEILDLTGRTVMSIIGGISINQVDTSELPEGTYLLRMEFEKGTLTKRFVLQGN from the coding sequence ATGAAACTGATACTATTCTTGTTCTTCTGTGCTTTTATCAATTTTTCTTTTGCCCAAACCAGCATTACCTATGGAGAAGCGTTCAATTTTGATGTTGGTGATGAATTTCACTACACTGGTTCATATCTTGCTACTAATTGGTACGGGTCACAATATTATGTCTTCACCTCACGTAAATTCACCATTGTATCAAAGACATTCTCAGCTGACGGTGATACAGTCTTTTATCACAGGGAAGGACTCAAGCTTAATGAATCTACAGAAGAAGTTCTCCTCAACGAGATTAACGAAACATTCTACTCTACCAATCTAGACGATTATATTCTTGGAGCTGACAGCACGTATATTGATCCTGAAAGATATTTAGGAAAGACAATTCATTTGCTTTACGATTCTACTATATCGGAAGATGGTGAACTAACTAGCTTGAATAAAGCCGAGTATGTTCTAGGGTTAGGCGCCCCGAAATATATCAACTATGAAAACTACGGTCTGGTCTATGATGATATCAGTAGTAGTTTAGTTTATTTCTATAAATCTGAAACTGGCGAAGAATGGGGAACACAATTGGTTCTCTCTACTTCGAATGTCATGGACGAGTCAGAAATAGCCTTATACCCGAATCCGTCTAATGGCCTTTTGAATTGGGACTCAAAATCAGACTTAGACTCTCCAATTGCTATAGAGATTCTTGATTTGACAGGAAGAACGGTGATGTCAATAATCGGAGGAATCTCGATCAATCAAGTCGATACCTCCGAATTGCCAGAAGGCACATACCTGTTAAGAATGGAATTTGAAAAGGGAACCTTAACCAAGCGGTTTGTATTACAAGGGAATTAG
- a CDS encoding VWA domain-containing protein, whose product MNRSQQIGLVFAVLSTIGAGALWFYFRGEYTYAFPIVFWLLLIIPVLGFYHVFSLPGKSPKVTLSSLSQFPTDGAFTNELLIHTPLLLRSLGLAMVIIALARPQSSLSWQNTSTEGIDIVVAMDISASMLAQDFKPNRLESSKQVAIDFIEARPNDRMGLVVYEGESFTQSPLTTDHRVLVNLFKDIKTGMVQGGTAIGMGLATAVNRLRDSDAKSKVIILLTDGDNNAGSIAPLTAAEIAKSFGIRVYTIGVGSEGRALSPVAVYPDGRYKYDYVEVKIDEPTLKEIAKMTDGAYFRATDEKALAKIYAQIDRLEKTKINVTEHSRKAEEYYFIALIGSLLLLSEFFFRKTILQMLP is encoded by the coding sequence ATGAATAGAAGTCAGCAAATAGGGTTGGTATTCGCCGTGCTGTCTACAATCGGCGCAGGAGCGCTATGGTTTTACTTCCGCGGAGAGTATACTTACGCCTTTCCTATTGTGTTCTGGTTACTTTTAATCATTCCCGTACTTGGCTTTTATCACGTATTCTCCCTTCCGGGGAAATCGCCCAAAGTCACACTTTCGTCCTTGAGTCAGTTCCCGACAGACGGAGCTTTCACGAATGAATTATTAATTCATACACCACTGCTGTTAAGAAGCTTGGGGCTAGCCATGGTAATTATTGCTTTAGCAAGACCACAATCCAGTTTGAGCTGGCAAAACACCAGCACCGAGGGAATTGATATCGTAGTGGCCATGGACATTTCGGCTTCGATGCTGGCTCAGGATTTTAAGCCCAATCGACTCGAGAGTTCAAAACAAGTAGCCATCGACTTTATCGAAGCACGACCAAACGACCGCATGGGATTGGTCGTTTACGAAGGAGAGAGTTTTACGCAAAGTCCACTTACCACTGATCACCGAGTGTTGGTCAATCTTTTTAAGGATATCAAAACGGGAATGGTGCAAGGTGGTACCGCTATTGGAATGGGTTTGGCCACAGCTGTTAACCGTCTTCGCGACAGCGATGCCAAGAGCAAGGTCATCATACTACTTACTGATGGAGACAATAATGCGGGCTCAATCGCCCCGCTTACCGCTGCAGAAATTGCGAAGAGCTTTGGAATCCGAGTATACACCATAGGTGTCGGCTCGGAAGGTCGAGCCCTCTCCCCTGTTGCTGTATACCCAGACGGGCGATACAAATATGATTATGTAGAAGTCAAAATTGACGAACCCACATTGAAAGAAATCGCCAAGATGACCGACGGCGCTTACTTCCGTGCCACGGATGAAAAAGCTTTGGCAAAGATCTACGCACAAATTGACCGACTGGAGAAAACAAAAATTAACGTTACTGAGCATAGCCGCAAAGCTGAAGAGTACTACTTTATCGCTCTCATTGGCAGCCTACTCTTATTGTCTGAATTCTTTTTTAGAAAAACTATTTTACAAATGCTACCATAG
- a CDS encoding DNA replication/repair protein RecF, which produces MTLDQLSVLNFKNYGEATIYPDPHVNIFTGLNGQGKTNLLDAIHYLSFCKSYFNPIDSQNIRHGEDFFVVEGVFAQHGDKDKIYCGVKKGQKKTFKKNKTEYERLAEHIGQFPSVVISPYDKDLISEGSEVRRKFMDSIISQYNRPYLDDLISYNQVLRQRNSLLKYFWENRTFDADNLEVWSMQLAELASRIFAERKKFVESFEPIFQEHYAAISGKAEEVDIRYRSHLSEGDFTEVLKESLDKDRRSHYTNVGAHKDDLKFGIGGGHPLKKFGSQGQQKTFLIALKLAQFDLVKEVTNKVPVLLLDDIFDKIDDVRVQHLMQLVSDHNFGQIFITDTHSERIERIFEEITDSVKVFHIEKGEVNA; this is translated from the coding sequence ATGACGTTAGACCAGCTAAGTGTACTGAATTTCAAGAACTACGGAGAAGCAACCATTTATCCCGATCCGCATGTCAATATCTTCACAGGATTGAACGGACAGGGAAAAACCAATCTTCTCGACGCGATTCATTACCTCTCTTTTTGCAAGAGCTATTTCAATCCCATTGACAGTCAGAATATCCGACATGGTGAAGACTTCTTTGTGGTAGAAGGTGTTTTCGCCCAACACGGCGATAAGGATAAGATTTACTGCGGTGTTAAGAAAGGGCAGAAGAAGACCTTCAAGAAAAACAAAACAGAGTACGAGCGATTGGCAGAGCATATTGGTCAGTTTCCTTCGGTGGTGATTTCGCCTTACGATAAGGACTTAATAAGCGAAGGGAGTGAGGTGCGCCGAAAGTTTATGGATAGCATTATATCCCAATACAATCGACCTTACCTCGATGACTTGATTTCGTACAACCAGGTTTTGCGTCAGCGCAATAGTCTGCTCAAGTATTTTTGGGAAAACCGAACTTTCGATGCCGATAATCTGGAGGTGTGGAGTATGCAATTAGCTGAACTGGCTAGTCGTATTTTCGCTGAAAGGAAAAAGTTTGTCGAGTCCTTTGAGCCAATATTCCAAGAACATTACGCCGCTATCAGCGGAAAAGCTGAGGAGGTGGATATTCGGTACCGATCGCATTTGAGCGAAGGTGATTTCACGGAAGTGCTAAAAGAAAGCCTTGATAAAGATCGACGTTCGCACTACACCAACGTGGGTGCACACAAAGACGATTTGAAATTTGGTATCGGTGGGGGACACCCTCTGAAAAAATTTGGATCTCAAGGTCAGCAGAAGACATTCTTGATTGCGCTGAAGCTGGCCCAATTCGACTTGGTAAAAGAGGTGACGAATAAAGTCCCGGTGCTCTTACTCGACGATATCTTCGATAAGATAGACGATGTGCGCGTACAACACTTGATGCAATTGGTAAGCGATCACAACTTCGGACAGATTTTCATAACGGATACTCACTCGGAGCGGATAGAGCGTATATTTGAAGAAATCACCGATAGCGTTAAAGTATTTCACATCGAAAAAGGGGAAGTCAATGCGTAG
- a CDS encoding tetratricopeptide repeat protein has product MRIKLSILICLLLPFSAWSQKEKINTKEGNEDYASGRYEEAIQDYTEALENDPEYMEALFNTGNALQQMSRRLQEQAQNTQSEEEKKKLMEGAKTASDKAASQFASVAKMAKTNEEINKAQYNLGNSRLMSGELEASIEAYKEALRKVPSDDDARYNLAYAQHLKKQQEQQQQQQQQDQKQDQQQDQEKKEQEQNQEQQKQDQQEQQEQQQPQQLSKEEAEQLLQALMKQEKDLQEDLKKKKKQKAQRVKIEKDW; this is encoded by the coding sequence ATGAGGATAAAACTGAGCATATTGATTTGCCTTCTTCTTCCCTTTTCGGCTTGGAGCCAAAAGGAGAAGATCAACACCAAAGAGGGAAACGAAGATTACGCGAGTGGACGCTACGAAGAAGCCATTCAGGACTACACTGAGGCATTGGAAAATGATCCCGAATACATGGAGGCGCTGTTCAATACGGGCAACGCATTGCAGCAAATGTCGAGACGTCTTCAGGAGCAAGCTCAAAATACTCAGTCGGAAGAAGAAAAGAAGAAACTCATGGAAGGTGCCAAAACGGCCAGCGACAAGGCTGCTTCACAATTTGCCTCTGTAGCCAAAATGGCGAAAACCAATGAGGAGATTAACAAAGCACAGTACAATTTGGGTAACTCTCGCCTAATGAGCGGAGAACTCGAAGCGAGCATTGAGGCTTACAAAGAAGCGCTGAGAAAGGTGCCGAGCGACGATGATGCACGCTACAATCTGGCTTACGCACAACATTTGAAGAAACAGCAAGAGCAGCAGCAACAACAGCAGCAACAAGATCAGAAGCAGGACCAACAGCAAGATCAAGAGAAAAAGGAACAAGAGCAGAATCAGGAGCAACAAAAACAGGATCAGCAGGAACAACAAGAGCAACAGCAGCCTCAGCAGCTCTCAAAAGAAGAGGCCGAGCAATTGCTCCAAGCTCTGATGAAACAGGAAAAAGACTTGCAAGAGGATTTGAAAAAGAAGAAAAAACAAAAAGCGCAAAGGGTAAAAATTGAAAAGGACTGGTAG
- a CDS encoding MoxR family ATPase, protein MNDTTETPLNQGATTGTVDIKALNEKIQRESAFVKLVTLEMEKVIIGQHDMVDKLLIALLADGHILLEGVPGLAKTLAIKALAGCINVDFSRVQFTPDLLPADVVGTMVYSPKDQGFSVKKGPVFANFVLADEINRAPAKVQSALLEAMQERQVTIGGETFKLPEPFLVLATQNPIEQEGTYPLPEAQVDRFMLKVVLDYPKKEEESMIIRNNVSLAPFPKTKNVVNPDQIIRARNIVREVYMDEKIERYIVDLVYATRNPEDYNLKNLKELIGFGASPRASISMAMAAKAFAFMNQRGFVIPEDVRAVAPDVMRHRIGLTYEAEAENVSVDEVIQQVLNTVEVP, encoded by the coding sequence ATGAACGACACTACTGAGACTCCTTTAAATCAAGGAGCTACCACAGGGACAGTTGACATTAAAGCGTTGAACGAAAAGATCCAAAGAGAGAGTGCCTTTGTCAAGTTAGTTACTCTCGAAATGGAAAAAGTCATTATCGGTCAGCACGATATGGTAGACAAGCTACTGATCGCACTATTGGCTGATGGCCACATTCTACTGGAAGGAGTGCCCGGACTAGCAAAAACACTTGCCATCAAAGCCTTGGCGGGTTGTATAAACGTTGACTTTAGTCGCGTTCAGTTTACACCAGACCTTCTTCCTGCCGATGTAGTTGGGACTATGGTTTACAGCCCAAAAGATCAAGGCTTCAGTGTAAAGAAAGGGCCTGTCTTCGCCAACTTCGTTTTGGCAGATGAAATCAACCGAGCCCCTGCTAAAGTACAGAGTGCCTTACTTGAAGCCATGCAGGAGCGCCAGGTCACCATTGGTGGCGAAACGTTTAAATTGCCCGAGCCATTCTTGGTATTGGCCACACAAAACCCGATTGAGCAAGAAGGTACCTACCCTCTCCCTGAGGCGCAGGTAGACCGATTCATGCTTAAGGTGGTATTGGATTACCCGAAAAAGGAAGAGGAAAGCATGATCATTCGAAACAACGTTTCGCTAGCACCTTTCCCGAAAACCAAGAATGTGGTAAACCCCGATCAAATCATTCGAGCAAGGAATATCGTTAGGGAAGTCTATATGGACGAGAAAATCGAGAGATACATTGTAGACTTGGTTTACGCTACGCGAAACCCGGAAGACTACAATTTGAAGAACCTTAAAGAACTGATCGGATTCGGAGCTTCACCACGCGCCAGCATCAGCATGGCAATGGCGGCTAAAGCGTTTGCTTTCATGAACCAACGTGGATTTGTAATTCCTGAGGATGTCCGCGCCGTAGCGCCGGACGTGATGCGCCACCGCATCGGACTCACCTATGAGGCTGAAGCCGAAAACGTGAGTGTAGACGAAGTTATTCAACAAGTACTGAACACAGTAGAAGTACCGTAG
- a CDS encoding VWA domain-containing protein, with product MKNTAKYNLTGILIAASILEVVFWLIFGVVYLVVMDAVPGLRIGRPELWWLFLLGPVMFLFFWISIWSKNRRLDRFGDSSLLSSLVTELSSVNTGIKYILWRLAAGFLVLALINPQLGSKMAEAKVKGIDIIVALDVSNSMMAEDLSPNRLVAANRAISKMLEKLQGDRVGIIVFAGQAFVQLPITSDYSAGKLFLSTIDTDVVPVQGTDIGAAIDLSMKSFSDDSPAQKAIVVITDGENHEADAVVAAQEAAKEGIRVFTIGMGSPDGTPIPQYNGKTRTGFKKDQEGNIVVTKLNEQMLREIAKAGNGAYIRASNAEVGLEPLLAELNQIEKTDMGTVAYAEYEDRFQIFLALALACLILEFFLGNQKGRVAKRLKLFDR from the coding sequence TTGAAAAACACAGCAAAATACAACCTCACGGGAATCCTGATTGCCGCTTCTATTTTAGAAGTTGTGTTCTGGCTGATCTTTGGTGTGGTGTATTTGGTGGTAATGGACGCCGTACCCGGATTGCGCATCGGCCGACCTGAACTATGGTGGCTATTTTTACTGGGCCCCGTGATGTTTCTCTTCTTTTGGATCTCGATTTGGTCCAAGAACCGAAGACTTGACCGCTTTGGTGACAGCAGCTTGCTGAGTTCTTTGGTGACAGAATTATCCAGCGTCAACACAGGAATTAAGTACATCTTATGGCGATTGGCGGCAGGCTTTCTGGTGCTGGCTTTAATCAATCCACAACTCGGCTCAAAGATGGCTGAAGCCAAGGTGAAGGGAATAGACATCATCGTAGCACTTGACGTGAGCAATAGTATGATGGCCGAAGATCTTAGCCCCAACCGACTGGTAGCCGCCAATAGAGCCATTTCTAAAATGCTCGAGAAGCTTCAGGGAGATCGCGTTGGTATCATCGTCTTTGCAGGCCAAGCCTTTGTGCAATTGCCTATCACCAGCGATTATTCAGCAGGAAAGCTGTTTCTCTCAACCATTGATACCGATGTGGTACCCGTTCAGGGAACTGATATTGGCGCGGCCATTGACCTATCGATGAAGAGCTTCAGCGATGACAGCCCTGCACAGAAAGCCATCGTAGTCATCACCGACGGAGAGAATCACGAGGCTGATGCTGTAGTGGCCGCCCAAGAAGCAGCCAAGGAAGGGATTCGCGTGTTTACCATTGGAATGGGTTCTCCCGACGGTACGCCTATTCCGCAGTACAATGGAAAGACCAGAACCGGATTCAAAAAAGACCAAGAAGGAAATATCGTAGTTACTAAGCTCAACGAGCAAATGCTGCGTGAAATCGCAAAAGCAGGAAATGGCGCTTATATCCGTGCATCGAATGCCGAAGTTGGCCTTGAGCCACTGCTCGCCGAACTTAATCAGATCGAGAAAACCGATATGGGCACAGTAGCTTACGCCGAATACGAAGATCGCTTTCAGATCTTTCTGGCCTTAGCTTTGGCTTGTCTGATTTTGGAATTTTTCTTGGGCAATCAAAAAGGAAGAGTGGCCAAACGCTTAAAACTATTCGACAGATGA
- a CDS encoding tetratricopeptide repeat protein, with the protein MAKKKNQSEETIVDVQEVYSKTERYVDENRNTIIIVAALLVALFAGYFAFTRLYLMPKNEEGMNLLWKAEYWYEIDSLDKALVGNESYYGFEYLADEYDGTQAGELASYYTGIIYMNQGDFGLAIEFLKDADLDDDLTSAVAKGAIGDCYVELGNIGDALNYYEDAIETSANLLTTPIYLKKAALVQIEKGDFKDALAKFERIKEDFPSSSEARTIDSYIAKYGG; encoded by the coding sequence ATGGCGAAGAAGAAAAATCAAAGCGAAGAAACGATAGTAGACGTACAAGAAGTATACTCTAAAACAGAGCGATACGTCGACGAAAACCGCAACACGATCATCATCGTTGCCGCCCTTTTAGTGGCATTGTTTGCGGGATATTTTGCATTTACCCGTCTCTACCTCATGCCTAAAAACGAGGAGGGAATGAACCTGCTCTGGAAAGCTGAGTATTGGTATGAAATCGATTCATTGGATAAAGCACTCGTAGGAAACGAGTCTTACTACGGTTTCGAATACCTGGCTGATGAGTACGACGGAACACAAGCCGGAGAACTTGCGTCTTACTACACAGGCATTATTTATATGAATCAAGGAGATTTTGGTCTAGCCATTGAATTCTTGAAGGATGCTGACTTGGATGATGACCTTACGTCGGCTGTGGCCAAAGGGGCCATAGGAGACTGCTACGTAGAATTGGGAAACATCGGTGACGCCTTGAATTATTATGAAGATGCTATTGAGACTTCTGCTAACTTACTCACTACACCGATCTACTTGAAAAAGGCAGCTTTGGTTCAAATTGAAAAAGGAGATTTTAAAGATGCCTTGGCCAAATTTGAGCGAATCAAAGAAGACTTCCCAAGCAGCTCTGAGGCGCGTACCATAGATTCATACATCGCCAAATACGGCGGATAG
- a CDS encoding BatD family protein, producing MKRTGRYNWVVLLSLFLLPLFSWGQTASLVATVDKNPVSVSDVFTLKITLTNGKGNIESPDLNDFRVVFGPSRSSSYRIVNGQQSSSITFSYTLKPKETGTFEIGVAKANVDGKVLTSSPIKIQVVKGASTSSSSGQNQRGSTQSTQTPSTNQNLLVKTQLSKSTVYKGEQVVISFVLLSRYNNIDLGEMDFPTLNGFWTEDFPERQTSWEPNLEIINGVQYRKAILKQQVIFPQRTGRLQIEPLTLSANVNRSFFNPGENITVRSNSPTITVKELPDGAPKSFNGAVGTFDFTATVDKSEAKANEPINLKVKVTGAGNLRLIDEPQFKFPEDFEVYDPETDDRVSVSTGGVRGSRSFQYLIIPRYPGEYSIPQLEFSFFNTNTGKFQTATAGPFDFTISDDDGNVPTAGVPRAKNIVELSGLDVRYIITDENLLSATRSQFFGTPLFWSGTAGPFALLLIFLIYRRRKEALDKDVRGRKKRGASRMAHKRLKAAEAALKSGDSPVFYQEIFKALYGYLGDKLGIPIGALSRQKILSELQRNGVKEATVNDVTYVIDTCEMARFAPVTETSDEVFYKRTAELIENLEGRLK from the coding sequence TTGAAAAGGACTGGTAGATATAATTGGGTCGTATTACTTTCATTGTTTCTCCTCCCGCTATTTTCATGGGGGCAGACGGCTTCGTTAGTAGCTACCGTTGACAAAAACCCCGTCTCCGTTAGCGATGTCTTCACGTTGAAAATAACCCTCACCAATGGGAAGGGAAATATCGAATCACCTGACTTGAACGACTTCAGAGTAGTATTCGGACCATCGCGTTCGTCAAGCTACCGCATCGTGAACGGGCAGCAGTCGAGTTCCATCACTTTTTCGTACACTTTAAAGCCTAAGGAAACGGGAACTTTTGAAATAGGCGTGGCCAAAGCCAATGTAGACGGAAAAGTACTCACCTCCTCTCCCATTAAGATTCAGGTGGTGAAGGGCGCCAGCACTTCATCTTCATCGGGACAGAATCAAAGAGGAAGCACACAATCTACCCAAACGCCTAGTACCAATCAGAACCTTTTGGTAAAAACCCAACTCTCCAAAAGCACGGTTTACAAAGGTGAGCAAGTCGTGATTTCATTTGTTCTGCTTAGCCGCTACAACAATATTGATCTGGGAGAAATGGACTTTCCAACTCTTAACGGATTTTGGACCGAGGATTTCCCCGAGCGACAAACTTCCTGGGAGCCCAATTTAGAGATCATCAACGGAGTCCAATACCGAAAAGCCATTCTCAAGCAGCAAGTTATTTTCCCTCAAAGGACCGGAAGACTCCAAATAGAACCCTTGACCCTTTCGGCCAATGTGAATCGCTCTTTCTTTAATCCGGGTGAAAACATAACCGTAAGAAGTAACTCACCTACCATAACGGTAAAGGAACTGCCCGATGGGGCACCTAAATCATTTAATGGCGCCGTAGGGACTTTTGACTTCACGGCTACGGTAGACAAGTCAGAAGCGAAGGCCAATGAGCCCATCAACCTCAAAGTGAAAGTAACGGGAGCGGGAAACCTGAGATTGATAGACGAGCCTCAATTTAAATTCCCCGAGGATTTTGAAGTTTACGACCCTGAAACCGATGACCGTGTTTCCGTCTCGACAGGTGGTGTGAGAGGTTCTCGAAGCTTTCAGTATCTCATCATTCCGCGGTATCCCGGCGAGTATAGCATTCCCCAATTGGAATTCTCTTTCTTCAATACGAACACGGGTAAATTCCAAACGGCAACGGCAGGTCCTTTCGATTTCACGATTTCTGATGATGACGGTAATGTACCAACAGCGGGTGTGCCAAGGGCAAAGAATATCGTAGAGCTATCGGGATTGGATGTACGCTACATCATTACAGACGAGAATTTGCTTTCTGCCACACGGAGTCAGTTTTTCGGCACTCCTCTTTTCTGGTCAGGTACGGCAGGTCCTTTTGCGCTGCTGCTTATCTTCTTGATTTACCGAAGAAGAAAAGAAGCCTTGGACAAAGATGTAAGAGGTAGAAAGAAACGAGGTGCAAGCCGGATGGCACATAAGCGACTAAAAGCAGCTGAGGCCGCTCTTAAAAGCGGAGACTCCCCTGTTTTCTATCAAGAAATTTTCAAAGCGCTTTACGGTTACCTTGGCGATAAGCTAGGCATCCCAATCGGGGCTTTATCGCGTCAAAAGATCCTCTCTGAGCTTCAGCGCAACGGGGTCAAAGAGGCCACTGTAAATGATGTGACTTATGTGATTGACACGTGCGAAATGGCTCGTTTTGCTCCGGTAACAGAAACAAGCGACGAAGTATTTTACAAGCGTACGGCAGAACTCATTGAAAACTTGGAGGGAAGATTAAAATGA
- a CDS encoding DUF721 domain-containing protein, translating into MRRDKNEEELGDVINRLLKAYGLEEGYYTAAVTTYWEKLMGPAVARHTGKIKIEKGILKVQVTSAALRQELSYDKENIVRTINKEIGHRLITGVEIH; encoded by the coding sequence ATGCGTAGAGACAAAAACGAGGAAGAACTGGGTGACGTAATCAACCGACTGCTGAAGGCTTACGGACTGGAAGAAGGCTACTACACCGCCGCCGTCACGACCTATTGGGAAAAGCTGATGGGCCCTGCTGTGGCTCGCCATACTGGAAAAATCAAGATTGAAAAGGGGATATTAAAAGTGCAGGTGACCTCGGCTGCATTACGTCAGGAGTTGAGTTACGACAAGGAGAATATCGTACGGACCATCAACAAGGAGATTGGACATCGATTGATTACCGGGGTGGAGATTCATTGA